A region from the Pseudomonas promysalinigenes genome encodes:
- the nadD gene encoding nicotinate-nucleotide adenylyltransferase has translation MSKAQAVRRIGILGGTFDPVHIGHLRSALEVAEFMALDELRLLPNARPPHRDTPQVAAQDRLAMVREAVQGVSCLSVDARELERDKPSYTIDTLESVRLELGPDDQLFLLLGWDAFCGLPTWHRWDELLQHCHILVLQRPDADVEPPDELRNLLAARSESDPTAMSGPAGNISFIWQTPLAVSATQIRQLLASGKSVRFLVPDAVLAYIEAHELYRAPN, from the coding sequence TTGAGCAAGGCCCAGGCAGTCCGGCGCATCGGCATTCTTGGCGGTACTTTCGACCCCGTGCACATCGGCCACCTGCGCAGCGCGCTGGAAGTGGCCGAGTTCATGGCGCTCGATGAGCTGCGCCTGTTGCCCAACGCCCGCCCGCCGCACCGTGATACCCCCCAGGTAGCGGCACAAGACCGCCTGGCCATGGTTCGCGAAGCGGTGCAGGGCGTCAGCTGCCTGAGTGTCGATGCTCGTGAACTGGAACGCGACAAGCCGTCGTACACCATCGACACGCTGGAGTCGGTGCGCCTGGAGCTCGGTCCCGACGACCAACTGTTCTTGCTGTTGGGCTGGGATGCCTTCTGCGGCCTGCCCACCTGGCACCGCTGGGACGAATTGCTGCAACACTGTCATATCCTGGTGCTGCAACGCCCGGATGCCGACGTTGAACCCCCTGACGAGTTGCGCAACCTGCTGGCTGCGCGCTCGGAGAGCGATCCCACCGCCATGTCCGGCCCGGCGGGGAATATTTCGTTCATCTGGCAGACGCCGCTTGCGGTGTCCGCTACACAGATCCGACAGCTGCTGGCCAGCGGCAAATCGGTGAGGTTCCTGGTGCCGGACGCCGTACTGGCCTACATCGAGGCGCACGAACTGTATCGTGCCCCTAACTGA
- the rsfS gene encoding ribosome silencing factor gives MSKQKINGEELVKLTISALEDVKAQDIQVIDVREKHSLTDYMIIATGTSNRQINAMLEKVRESVKKQGAQPLGEEGKGDSDWVLLDLNDVIVHMMTAAARQFYDLERLWMGAEQSRAADAKHHSPENASDYFTDKLKDRE, from the coding sequence ATGAGCAAGCAGAAAATCAATGGCGAAGAACTGGTCAAGCTGACCATCAGCGCCCTGGAAGACGTCAAGGCCCAGGACATCCAGGTCATCGACGTGCGCGAAAAGCACAGCCTGACCGATTACATGATCATTGCCACCGGTACCTCCAACCGCCAGATCAACGCGATGCTGGAAAAGGTCCGTGAGTCGGTCAAAAAACAGGGCGCGCAGCCTCTGGGTGAAGAAGGCAAGGGCGACAGTGATTGGGTACTGCTGGACCTGAACGACGTCATCGTTCACATGATGACCGCTGCAGCTCGCCAGTTCTATGATCTGGAGCGCCTGTGGATGGGTGCCGAGCAAAGCCGTGCCGCCGATGCCAAGCACCACAGCCCGGAAAACGCCAGCGACTATTTCACCGACAAGCTCAAAGACCGGGAATAA
- the rlmH gene encoding 23S rRNA (pseudouridine(1915)-N(3))-methyltransferase RlmH — translation MRLRLIAVGSRMPKWVEEGWHEYAKRLPQELSLELVEIPLNTRGKNADVARLIRQEGEAMLSKVQPGERIVTLEVHGKPWSTEQLASELDRWRLDSRTVNLMVGGPEGLAPEVCARAEQRWSLSPLTLPHPLVRILIGEQIYRAWTVLSGHPYHK, via the coding sequence GTGCGTCTTCGCCTGATCGCGGTCGGCTCGCGCATGCCCAAATGGGTCGAGGAAGGCTGGCATGAATATGCCAAGCGCCTGCCCCAGGAGCTGTCGTTGGAGCTGGTGGAAATCCCGCTCAATACCCGTGGCAAGAATGCCGATGTCGCCCGCCTGATCCGTCAGGAGGGCGAGGCCATGCTGAGCAAGGTTCAGCCAGGGGAACGCATCGTAACCCTCGAGGTCCATGGCAAGCCCTGGAGTACCGAGCAGTTGGCGAGCGAGCTGGACCGCTGGCGCCTGGACTCACGCACGGTGAATTTGATGGTGGGCGGCCCGGAGGGGCTGGCGCCTGAGGTCTGTGCACGCGCCGAGCAGCGCTGGTCGCTATCGCCGCTGACCCTACCGCACCCGTTGGTAAGGATACTGATCGGCGAGCAGATCTATCGCGCCTGGACAGTCTTGTCCGGGCACCCTTACCACAAATGA
- the mrdA gene encoding penicillin-binding protein 2 translates to MSQPIRLKDHEKDARLVRNRVVVGAVAVMLLICVLIARLYYLQIIQYDYHSTLSENNRVHVQPIPPTRGLIFDRNGVIIADNRPSFSLSMTRERAGNWQEVLDTIVQVLELTPDDRALFEKRMKQGRRPFEPVPILFELNEEQIARVAVNQFRLPGVEVVAQLVRHYPQGAHFAHSVGYVGRINEKELKSLDPVNYSGTHHIGKTGIERFYEPELHGQVGYEEVETNARGRVLRVLKRTDPKPGKDIVLSLDIKLQEAAEAALGGRRGAVVALDPRTGEVLAMVSQPSFDPNLFVTGISFKAYAELRDSIDRPLFNRVLRGLYPPGSTIKPAVAIAGLDSGVVNASSRVFDPGYYQLPNYDHKYRNWNRTGDGWVDLDTAIMRSNDTYFYDLAHKMGIDRLSSYMNKFGIGQKVALDMFEESPGLMPSREWKRATRRQAWFPGETLILGIGQGYMQATPLQLAQATALIANKGVWNRPHLAKTIEGQAPLDPNPMQDIVLRDKSDWAKVTHGMEQVMHNARGTARKAAVGAQYRIAGKSGTAQVVAIKQGEKYDRNKLQERHRDHALFVAFAPADDPKIVVSVMVENGESGSGVAAPVVRQIMDAWLLDESGRLKSEFAPATVAQETAQ, encoded by the coding sequence ATGTCGCAGCCGATCCGTCTCAAGGACCACGAGAAAGACGCCCGCCTGGTGCGTAACCGCGTCGTGGTCGGCGCGGTGGCGGTGATGCTGCTCATCTGCGTGCTGATTGCGCGGTTGTATTACCTGCAGATCATCCAGTACGACTATCACTCCACGCTGTCGGAAAACAATCGGGTGCATGTGCAGCCCATTCCGCCTACCCGTGGGCTGATATTCGATCGCAATGGCGTGATCATCGCAGACAACCGGCCAAGCTTCAGCCTGTCGATGACCCGCGAACGTGCAGGCAACTGGCAGGAAGTGCTGGACACCATCGTCCAGGTGCTGGAGCTGACCCCAGATGACCGAGCGCTGTTCGAAAAGCGCATGAAGCAGGGGCGTCGGCCATTCGAGCCTGTGCCTATCCTGTTCGAGCTCAACGAAGAGCAGATCGCTCGGGTGGCGGTCAACCAGTTCCGCCTCCCAGGGGTAGAAGTGGTCGCCCAACTGGTGCGTCATTATCCTCAGGGTGCGCATTTCGCCCATTCGGTGGGTTACGTCGGGCGGATCAACGAAAAAGAGCTCAAATCGCTCGACCCTGTGAATTACAGCGGCACCCACCATATCGGCAAGACCGGCATCGAGCGCTTCTACGAGCCAGAGTTGCACGGCCAGGTGGGTTACGAGGAAGTCGAAACCAATGCCCGCGGCCGTGTGCTGCGCGTGCTCAAGCGTACCGACCCCAAGCCTGGCAAGGACATCGTGCTGAGCCTGGATATCAAGCTGCAGGAAGCCGCCGAGGCCGCCCTGGGTGGCCGGCGTGGCGCCGTGGTAGCGCTCGACCCGCGCACCGGCGAAGTACTGGCCATGGTCAGCCAGCCCAGCTTCGACCCCAACCTGTTCGTCACGGGCATCAGTTTCAAAGCCTACGCCGAGCTGCGCGACTCGATCGACCGGCCGCTGTTCAACCGTGTGTTGCGCGGGCTTTACCCCCCAGGCTCGACCATCAAGCCTGCGGTGGCCATCGCAGGCCTCGACAGTGGCGTGGTCAACGCCAGCAGCCGGGTGTTCGACCCTGGTTATTACCAGCTGCCCAACTACGATCACAAATACCGTAACTGGAACCGTACCGGTGACGGCTGGGTGGACCTGGATACCGCAATCATGCGCTCCAACGACACCTACTTCTACGACCTTGCCCACAAGATGGGCATCGACCGGCTCTCCAGCTACATGAACAAATTCGGCATCGGCCAGAAGGTTGCCCTGGATATGTTCGAGGAGTCGCCGGGCCTGATGCCATCGCGTGAGTGGAAGCGGGCAACGCGCCGTCAGGCCTGGTTCCCGGGTGAAACCTTGATCCTCGGGATCGGCCAGGGCTACATGCAGGCAACCCCACTGCAACTGGCCCAAGCCACCGCGTTGATCGCCAACAAAGGCGTGTGGAACCGCCCACACCTGGCCAAGACCATCGAAGGCCAGGCGCCGCTGGACCCCAACCCTATGCAGGACATCGTCCTGCGTGACAAGTCCGACTGGGCCAAGGTCACCCACGGTATGGAACAGGTCATGCACAACGCCCGCGGTACTGCGCGCAAGGCTGCGGTCGGCGCCCAGTACCGCATTGCCGGCAAAAGCGGCACCGCCCAGGTGGTGGCGATCAAGCAGGGCGAGAAGTATGACCGTAACAAACTCCAGGAACGCCACCGCGACCACGCGCTGTTCGTGGCCTTCGCCCCGGCTGACGATCCGAAGATCGTGGTCTCGGTGATGGTTGAGAACGGCGAGTCGGGCTCTGGCGTTGCCGCCCCTGTGGTGCGGCAGATCATGGATGCCTGGCTGCTCGATGAAAGCGGCCGGCTCAAGAGCGAATTCGCGCCTGCCACCGTCGCCCAGGAAACGGCCCAGTGA